Part of the Phormidium yuhuli AB48 genome is shown below.
GATGTTATTGGATTGGAAACCTAGTCGGAACCCCACTAGATTTCGCTCACTGTCCGTGAGGGTCTCCACTCGCTGGAGATGTTATTGGATTGGAAACAAGGAATTGAGGGGAATCTCAGCCCCCATAGACTTGAGTGCGTCTCCACTCGCTGGAGATATTATTTAGTTGCAAATTGTAAGAAAAACTAATACAATGTACCCGAGCTAATCATTTTCACCTGTTGGAGATGTCGTTAGCTTGAAAGCAATTCTCTTTTACCTAGCCGTCACATAAGACGGCCTAATGTAGATGCTTACCGTTCATGGGGTATTCTACAGGTTGTTCTTGAAAGCTGGGTAAGGGAGGATTTGTTTTCTCGGTTCATCCAACACGAGTTTTTTCCTACCTTCTTCCCCGCAAGGGGATAATTTCGCTTTAGGGGGAGCATTCCCCCAGTACGAGTCACTTAAATCTTGGGAAACGGCTGGCCCCAGAACTCCCAGCATTCCTTATTAAACGGCGGTTGCCATTTCTGTATCAGGGCTTTCTCCAGGGTTTGGCGTGGTTTCCGTTCTGCGGGCGCACTAAGCCAGAATGCGATCGCCGCTCCAGACCGTTGCCCATTCCGATACAACAGTGAGGCATAACGGCTGAGATAATCCTTACAATCATGTTCCCCACGCCATCGCCGTTCATGATTCTTCGATTCGCCGATATATAAAACTATTGGTACAAATAAATCCGTGACGAAG
Proteins encoded:
- a CDS encoding GIY-YIG nuclease family protein: MNKQLSLFDTPYNRPIRQEMTGAQLVEWQGRIANYQRQALKTPSPKQTSLFDLGEPTIDPDTINPYTLGYQNLSFYRMPRKTLGHPCIYFVTDLFVPIVLYIGESKNHERRWRGEHDCKDYLSRYASLLYRNGQRSGAAIAFWLSAPAERKPRQTLEKALIQKWQPPFNKECWEFWGQPFPKI